A single region of the Cucumis melo cultivar AY chromosome 3, USDA_Cmelo_AY_1.0, whole genome shotgun sequence genome encodes:
- the LOC103485509 gene encoding serine/threonine protein phosphatase 2A 57 kDa regulatory subunit B' theta isoform-like, translating into MIKQILNRLPRKPSKSTEHREGAGTTISSSNASTSLRSNDLAANHHANTGTGSFSGPNSTLSVGLNHGSKPSQGLNSKSNGNSQVSYEALPGFKDVPNSEKQSLFIKKLNMCCVVFDFTDPSKNLKEKDIKRQTLIELVDYVASANGKLSENVIQEIVKMVSSNLFRTPTIPSRDNKALEAFDLEEEEPSMDPAWPHLQVVYEFLLRFVASPETDAKLAKRYIDHSFVLRLLDLFDSEDPRERDYLKTVLHRIYGKFMVHRPFIRKSINNIFYRFVFETEKHNGIAELLEILGSIINGFALPLKEEHKLFLVRALIPLHKPKCIPMYHQQLSYCITQFVEKDCKLADTIIRGLLKYWPITNSSKEVMFLGELEEVLEATQPAEFQRCMVPLFRQIGRCLSSSHFQVAERTLFLWNNNHIENLIKQNRKVILPIIFPALERNSRNHWNQAVQNLTQNVRKIFSDADPELFDECLLKFQEEETQEKDMKSKREAKWKRLEEIAARKAASIEAVLVAPKVALRAPSG; encoded by the exons ATGATTAAACAAATACTTAATAGGCTTCCACGAAAACCTTCCAAGTCAACTGAGCATCGTGAAGGAGCAGGCACGACCATCTCTTCTTCGAATGCCTCTACAAGTTTGAGGAGTAATGATTTAGCAGCTAACCACCACGCTAACACTGGAACTGGGTCTTTTTCTGGCCCCAATTCTACATTGAGTGTTGGACTAAATCATGGAAGTAAGCCATCACAAGGGCTCAATTCAAAGTCAAATGGTAACTCGCAAGTTTCTTATGAAGCACTGCCAGGTTTCAAAGATGTTCCAAATTCTGAGAAGCAGAGTTTGTTCATTAAAAAGCTGAACATGTGTTGTGTGGTGTTTGACTTCACCGACCCATCAAAGAATCTAAAGGAAAAAGATATCAAAAGACAAACACTAATAGAACTTGTTGATTATGTTGCATCTGCCAATGGAAAGCTGTCAGAAAATGTCATACAAGAAATTGTAAAGATGGTGTCCTCAAATTTATTTAGAACACCTACCATTCCATCACGAGATAACAAAGCTTTAGAAGCCTTTGATCTTGAAGAAGAGGAACCCTCAATGGACCCTGCATGGCCACACTTACAAGTTGTCTATGAGTTTCTGCTCAGGTTTGTGGCATCACCTGAAACAGATGCAAAGTTGGCAAAGAGGTACATTGATCACTCATTTGTTCTTAGGCTGTTAGATCTTTTTGATTCTGAGGACCCCAGAGAGAGGGATTACTTGAAAACAGTTCTGCACCGCATCTATGGGAAATTTATGGTGCATAGACCATTCATCAGGAAATCAATCAACAACATTTTCTATCGATTTGTTTTTGAAACTGAGAAGCATAATGGGATTGCAGAGCTTTTAGAGATTCTGGGAAGTATAATCAATGGATTTGCTCTTCCTCTAAAAGAAGAGCATAAACTTTTTCTGGTTCGAGCACTTATTCCTCTTCACAAACCTAAATGCATACCCATGTATCACCAGCAGTTATCTTACTGTATAACACAATTTGTGGAGAAAGATTGCAAGCTTGCTGATACAATCATAAGGGGCTTACTGAAGTATTGGCCAATTACAAATAGTTCTAAGGAGGTGATGTTCTTAGGTGAACTTGAAGAAGTGTTGGAAGCAACTCAGCCTGCTGAGTTTCAGCGTTGCATGGTACCCTTGTTTCGTCAGATTGGACGTTGCTTGAGCAGTTCACATTTTCAG GTAGCTGAAAGAACTCTGTTTTTGTGGAACAATAATCACATTGAGAACCTAATCAAACAGAACCGCAAAGTCATTTTGCCGATTATATTTCCTGCGCTGGAGAGAAATTCAAGAAATCACTGGAACCAGGCCGTACAAAACTTGACGCAAAATGTCCGAAAGATCTTCTCCGATGCTGACCCTGAGCTGTTTGACGAGTGTTTACTCAAATTTCAAGAAGAGGAGACACAAGAGAAGGATATGAAATCGAAGCGTGAGGCAAAGTGGAAACGTTTAGAAGAGATAGCTGCCAGGAAAGCTGCGAGTATCGAAGCGGTCCTTGTCGCTCCCAAAGTAGCCTTACGAGCACCATCTGGCTAG
- the LOC103485510 gene encoding peptidyl-prolyl cis-trans isomerase FKBP20-1: MGDTIDLTGNGGVLKTIVKHAKADADGPTDDLPLVDVHYEGTLAESGVVFDSTREDNTVFSFELGKGSVIQAWEIAVKTMKVGEVAKITCKPEYAYGVAGSPPDIPPEATLIFEVELVACKPRKGSSLGSVSEERARLEELKRQREATAALKEEEKKKRDEAKAAAAARMQAKLESKKGGKGKSKAK, translated from the exons ATGGGCGATACGATAGACTTAACAGGGAATGGAGGTGTTCTGAAGACGATTGTAAAGCATGCCAAAGCCGACGCTGATGGTCCAACCGATGACCTTCCTCTTGTTGATG TACATTATGAAGGAACTCTAGCAGAATCTGGCGTAGTATTTGATTCAACTCGCGAAGACAATACTGTTTTCTCTTTTGAGCTTGGAAAAGGATCCGTGATCCAGGCATGGGAAATTGCCGTCAAGACAATGAAG GTCGGAGAGGTTGCAAAAATCACATGCAAGCCAGAATATGCTTATGGAGTTGCTGGTTCTCCACCGGACATCCCACCAGA AGCAACTCTTATCTTTGAGGTGGAATTAGTGGCCTGCAAGCCCCGGAAAGGTTCAAGTCTAGGCAGCGTTTCTGAGGAAAGGGCTAGGCTGGA AGAGTTGAAAAGGCAAAGGGAGGCTACTGCTGCATTGaaagaagaggagaagaaaaagagagatgAAGCCAAAGCAGCGGCAGCTGCTCGGATGCAAGCCAAGTTAGAGTCCAAAAAGGGCGGAAAGGGGAAGAGCAAAGCAAAATAA
- the LOC103485511 gene encoding E3 ubiquitin-protein ligase SDIR1 yields MSFVFRGTRVPDIENGLSGFIPERRAMRVHAARPVNSNSLAFLVTVLLLFMILNSHQMSPNFLLWLVLGVFLMATTLRMYATCQQLQAQAQARAMAASGLLGHTELRLHMPPSIALATRGRLQGLRLQLALLDREFDDLDYETLRALDSDNAPTTPSMSEEQINALPVHKYKVSGPQSDSSVNQQASSSESNEKRQDSVNAVGSTKTSEDELTCSVCLEQVNVGELIRSLPCLHQFHANCIDPWLRQQGTCPVCKFRAVSGWSEQGQGETDAYMV; encoded by the exons ATGAGTTTTGTCTTCCGTGGAACGAGAGTTCCAGACATTGAAAATGGTCTGTCTGGATTTATACCTGAAAGGCGTGCAATG CGGGTTCATGCAGCACGTCCTGTTAACTCAAACTCACTTGCCTTTCTTGTCACGG TCCTTTTGCTATTCATGATATTAAACTCTCACCAGATGTCACCAAACTTTCTG CTCTGGCTTGTGCTTGGTGTCTTTTTGATGGCTACAACATTAAGGATGTACGCAACTTGTCAGCAACTTCAGGCTCAAGCCCAAGCGAGAGCTATGGCAGCCAGTGGTCTTCTTGGTCACACTGAATTAAGGTTACATATGCCACCATCAATAGCACTTGCAACTAGAGGGCGTTTACAAGGGTTAAGGCTTCAACTTGCTCTGCTAGATCGGGAATTCGACGATCTAG ATTATGAAACTTTGAGAGCTTTGGATTCTGACAATGCTCCGACAACACCTTCAATGAGTGAGGAACAAATAAATGCTCTTCCCGTTCATAAATACAAGGTTTCTGGTCCTCAAAG CGACTCCTCTGTGAATCAGCAGGCTTCATCTTCAGAATCTAATGAG AAGAGACAAGATTCAGTTAATGCAGTTGGCAGTACCAAGACCTCTGAGGATGAACTCACATGCAGTGTTTGCTTGGAGCAAGTAAATGTTGGTGAACTCATACGTAGTTTGCCATGTTTACATCAG TTCCATGCCAACTGCATAGATCCGTGGCTGCGACAGCAGGGAACGTGCCCTGTCTGTAAATTCAGAGCAGTATCCGGATGGTCAGAACAGGGGCAAGGCGAAACCGATGCTTATATGGTTTAG
- the LOC103485512 gene encoding aspartic proteinase PCS1, whose translation MSFFFFFFFLVVSLSMKQSLCFSATPTTMVLPLQTQMGLISQPSNKLSFHHNVTLTVSLTVGSPPQQVTMVLDTGSELSWLHCKKSPNLTSVFNPLSSSSYSPIPCSSPVCRTRTRDLPNPVTCDPKKLCHAIVSYADASSLEGNLASDNFRIGSSALPGTLFGCMDSGFSSNSEEDAKTTGLMGMNRGSLSFVTQLGLPKFSYCISGRDSSGVLLFGDSHLSWLGNLTYTPLVQISTPLPYFDRVAYTVQLDGIRVGNKILPLPKSIFAPDHTGAGQTMVDSGTQFTFLLGPVYTALRNEFLEQTKGVLAPLGDPNFVFQGAMDLCYRVPAGGKLPELPAVSLMFRGAEMVVGGEVLLYKVPGMMKGKEWVYCLTFGNSDLLGIEAFVIGHHHQQNVWMEFDLVKSRVGFVETRCDLAGQRLGLGL comes from the coding sequence atgtccttcttcttctttttcttcttcctcgtcGTCTCTCTCTCTATGAAACAGAGTCTCTGTTTTTCTGCAACTCCTACCACCATGGTTTTGCCTCTTCAAACTCAGATGGGTTTGATTTCTCAGCCTTCCAACAAGCTTAGTTTTCATCATAATGTCACTTTGACCGTTTCTTTGACTGTTGGTTCTCCTCCTCAACAAGTCACCATGGTTCTTGATACAGGCAGTGAACTTTCATGGCTTCACTGCAAGAAATCCCCAAATTTGACCTCTGTTTTTAAcccactttcttcttcttcttactcACCAATCCCCTGTTCTTCCCCCGTTTGCCGTACCCGAACCCGAGATTTACCCAACCCGGTTACCTGCGACCCGAAAAAGCTCTGCCACGCCATTGTCTCTTACGCCGATGCGTCCTCACTCGAGGGAAATCTCGCATCAGACAATTTTCGAATCGGGTCATCGGCTTTACCCGGAACTTTATTCGGCTGTATGGATTCGGGTTTCAGTTCCAATTCAGAGGAGGACGCGAAAACCACTGGATTGATGGGGATGAACAGAGGATCACTCTCGTTTGTTACCCAATTGGGCTTACCCAAATTCTCTTATTGCATATCGGGTCGTGATTCTTCTGGGGTTCTTCTTTTCGGCGATTCACATCTTTCATGGCTTGGGAATTTAACCTACACACCTTTAGTTCAAATCTCAACCCCATTACCATATTTCGACCGAGTCGCCTACACAGTCCAACTCGACGGAATCAGAGTAGGAAACAAAATCCTGCCACTCCCGAAATCAATCTTCGCACCAGATCACACCGGCGCCGGGCAAACCATGGTAGATTCAGGGACCCAGTTCACGTTTCTTCTCGGACCAGTGTACACAGCTTTAAGAAACGAGTTTCTAGAGCAAACAAAAGGGGTTTTGGCTCCACTGGGTGatccaaactttgttttccagGGAGCGATGGACTTGTGCTATAGAGTACCAGCGGGAGGGAAACTACCAGAGTTGCCAGCGGTGAGTTTGATGTTCCGTGGGGCGGAGATGGTGGTGGGTGGAGAGGTTTTGCTGTACAAAGTACCGGGAATGATGAAGGGAAAGGAATGGGTTTATTGCTTGACGTTTGGGAATTCGGATTTGTTAGGAATAGAAGCTTTTGTGATCGGGCATCATCATCAACAAAACGTGTGGATGGAATTTGATTTGGTGAAATCAAGGGTTGGATTTGTAGAGACGAGGTGTGACTTGGCAGGTCAAAGATTAGGATTGGGCCTTTGA